A genomic region of Planococcus kocurii contains the following coding sequences:
- the yiaA gene encoding inner membrane protein YiaA, whose translation MLGDKDEDVFTKKTVEKRRLGEPTGAFKGAAWGALLIGVSTYLIGLYNATMELNEKGYYITVMILGLYSAVSLQKAVRDRDEGIRVTNLYYGISWFALISAIALMAIGLFNAGSIILSEKGFYGISFVLSLFAVVTVQKNVRDTEEANNMDKS comes from the coding sequence ATGTTAGGGGATAAAGATGAAGATGTGTTTACGAAAAAAACAGTGGAGAAACGCAGGCTCGGAGAACCGACTGGCGCGTTTAAAGGTGCAGCATGGGGAGCATTGCTCATAGGGGTATCAACTTATTTGATTGGATTATACAATGCAACGATGGAGTTAAACGAGAAAGGGTATTACATCACAGTCATGATCCTTGGCCTTTATTCCGCTGTGTCACTTCAAAAAGCAGTTCGAGACCGCGATGAAGGAATACGTGTTACAAATCTGTATTATGGCATCAGCTGGTTTGCGCTCATTTCAGCAATCGCACTTATGGCGATTGGCTTGTTTAATGCAGGCAGTATCATCTTGAGCGAAAAAGGATTCTACGGCATTTCGTTTGTCTTGAGTTTGTTTGCAGTAGTGACGGTACAAAAGAACGTCCGCGATACAGAAGAAGCGAACAATATGGATAAATCGTGA
- a CDS encoding DUF488 family protein, protein MDIYTIGHSSHSKEFFRKMLKDNSIEVLADVRAFPGSRKWPQFSKDIFPEWLEADNIHYQHFPKLGGRRRKSKEIEGEVNAGWNNQSFHNYADYTLTDEFKEGIDALVTIASEKRVAYCCSERHPSRCHRFLISNWLVANGHQVFHIIDGKDETVELVKHEIAMWGARAEVKKEDGVEVVYPEDKKER, encoded by the coding sequence ATGGACATTTACACAATTGGTCACTCGAGTCACTCAAAGGAATTTTTTAGAAAGATGCTGAAAGACAATTCGATTGAGGTACTGGCAGACGTGCGAGCGTTTCCTGGCAGTCGCAAATGGCCACAGTTTTCGAAAGACATTTTTCCAGAATGGCTGGAAGCGGACAATATCCACTATCAGCATTTTCCAAAGCTCGGCGGTCGGCGCCGCAAATCGAAAGAAATTGAAGGAGAGGTAAACGCAGGGTGGAACAATCAGTCGTTTCACAATTACGCCGATTACACATTGACTGATGAATTTAAAGAAGGCATAGATGCGTTAGTGACAATCGCAAGCGAAAAGCGTGTTGCTTACTGTTGCTCGGAGCGGCACCCTTCTCGCTGCCATCGTTTTCTGATCAGTAATTGGCTTGTTGCGAATGGCCATCAGGTTTTTCACATTATTGATGGGAAAGACGAAACGGTAGAGCTAGTCAAACATGAAATTGCCATGTGGGGCGCTCGGGCTGAAGTGAAAAAAGAAGATGGAGTAGAGGTTGTTTATCCGGAAGATAAAAAAGAACGTTGA
- a CDS encoding PadR family transcriptional regulator produces MQSLSESTYLVLLALTKKPLHGYGIIKKIEQYSDGAIVLAPGTLYGVLTNLQKQQLIELVTAEKESRQKKTYQLTDEGHVVFKLEYQRFKKMLTISDDILKGAETDENNEEV; encoded by the coding sequence ATGCAATCTCTATCCGAGTCCACATATTTAGTGTTATTAGCCTTAACGAAAAAACCTTTGCATGGTTATGGAATTATAAAAAAAATCGAACAATACAGCGATGGCGCTATTGTTTTAGCACCTGGCACCTTGTATGGCGTGTTGACCAACTTGCAAAAACAACAACTTATTGAACTTGTCACTGCTGAAAAAGAAAGTAGACAAAAGAAAACATATCAACTGACAGATGAAGGTCATGTAGTTTTCAAATTAGAATATCAACGCTTTAAAAAGATGCTGACGATTAGTGATGACATTTTAAAAGGAGCGGAAACTGATGAAAACAATGAAGAAGTTTAA
- a CDS encoding DUF2812 domain-containing protein, with product MKTMKKFKLSLANDIEKEANWLTEMSAKGWHFVKYKWGFYYFEENLEISYIYQVDFQEATDEYFDLYKQVGWEHMHTEVMQFHYFRADTTIIGNKRIYSDPASIKGMYKRMFSFYLVIFACMLVTQIGLLLTWDGNLFSKFVLALVTAVLLLYVYLFIKLTQQMKKNEKLI from the coding sequence ATGAAAACAATGAAGAAGTTTAAACTGTCGCTCGCGAATGATATCGAAAAAGAAGCCAACTGGCTAACGGAAATGTCAGCCAAAGGATGGCATTTCGTTAAATACAAATGGGGATTTTATTATTTCGAAGAAAATCTTGAAATTTCGTATATTTACCAAGTCGATTTCCAAGAGGCGACCGATGAGTATTTTGACTTGTATAAACAAGTCGGCTGGGAACATATGCATACAGAAGTGATGCAATTTCATTATTTCCGTGCCGACACTACCATCATTGGCAACAAACGGATTTATTCAGATCCCGCTTCTATTAAAGGAATGTATAAAAGAATGTTTTCCTTCTATCTTGTCATCTTTGCTTGTATGCTCGTTACTCAAATCGGTTTATTGCTGACGTGGGATGGCAACCTGTTCTCAAAATTCGTTTTAGCGCTGGTTACTGCCGTACTCTTACTTTATGTTTACTTGTTCATCAAACTTACGCAGCAAATGAAGAAAAACGAAAAACTGATTTGA
- a CDS encoding YcxB family protein, producing the protein MEITYDVTEEAYIDFNLYHAKNSKTLKKTMTMQRVLVPIIYLVMAVVLSFVLDIPILFMVIPFLIIGILWAIFYPKYFYRHIQKSSKKLLREGKNEGVLGTHTMIFTEAGLREVSATGEKLVSWAGIEHIGEDASNLYLYNSGLSAFIVPKGKLADVSEVRQFLLAKVKGRI; encoded by the coding sequence ATGGAGATTACCTACGATGTAACCGAAGAGGCGTATATTGACTTTAATTTATACCACGCAAAAAATTCTAAAACGTTAAAAAAGACAATGACTATGCAACGAGTGTTGGTGCCTATTATTTATTTGGTGATGGCCGTCGTTCTTTCGTTTGTATTAGATATCCCCATCTTGTTTATGGTAATTCCATTTCTCATCATCGGAATTTTATGGGCTATTTTTTATCCGAAATATTTTTATCGTCATATCCAGAAATCATCCAAAAAACTGCTTCGAGAAGGGAAAAACGAAGGAGTACTTGGAACACATACGATGATATTCACAGAAGCGGGTCTTCGGGAAGTCAGTGCGACAGGTGAAAAACTCGTATCATGGGCTGGTATTGAACATATCGGCGAAGATGCATCCAATTTGTACTTATACAATAGCGGATTGTCTGCTTTTATTGTGCCAAAAGGCAAGTTAGCTGATGTTTCGGAAGTGCGACAGTTTTTGTTAGCCAAGGTCAAAGGACGAATCTAA
- a CDS encoding YitT family protein, whose translation MTATNKKRKFHKAKLFLRALPIIIGAFITAYGLETVLIPNNVSDGGVTGISIVGSQLTGMPLGLLIAVLNIPFVYLGYKQIGKSFAIYSTIGIASLAYATTLMHHLPPIIVGDTLLITVIGGIIIGFGMGVALRNGGALDGIDMLAVLLSRKLPFGTSDLILFLNMFVFIIVSFVFGLQGAFLSGIAYYIAAKVIHLVEEGFSGSKTYKIISRDPELLVQTIYDRLGRNATYNIVKGAYTNEDYKEITCIINRLEDSKMKEIIFEIDNNAFVAVYDVAEVRGGNFKKRDIH comes from the coding sequence ATGACTGCAACAAATAAAAAACGAAAATTCCATAAAGCGAAGTTGTTTTTACGAGCACTGCCCATTATCATCGGTGCTTTTATCACCGCCTATGGTCTTGAAACCGTGCTGATTCCAAACAATGTATCGGACGGCGGGGTCACTGGCATCAGCATCGTCGGCTCCCAATTGACCGGAATGCCTTTAGGTTTGCTGATTGCTGTCTTGAATATTCCATTTGTCTATTTAGGCTATAAACAAATCGGGAAAAGCTTTGCCATCTATTCCACCATCGGCATCGCTTCCCTTGCCTATGCAACGACCCTCATGCACCATCTCCCACCCATCATCGTAGGAGATACCTTACTGATTACAGTCATTGGCGGAATCATCATTGGTTTTGGAATGGGGGTTGCTTTGCGAAACGGGGGTGCGCTTGATGGAATCGATATGCTGGCGGTACTCTTGTCGCGCAAATTGCCATTTGGGACGAGTGACCTGATCTTATTTCTCAACATGTTCGTCTTTATCATCGTCTCATTCGTCTTTGGTCTGCAAGGCGCTTTTCTGTCGGGAATCGCTTATTACATTGCAGCCAAAGTAATCCACTTGGTCGAAGAAGGATTTAGTGGTTCTAAAACGTATAAAATTATTTCGCGTGACCCCGAACTGCTCGTCCAAACCATCTACGACCGTCTCGGACGTAATGCTACCTACAATATCGTCAAAGGGGCTTACACAAATGAGGACTACAAAGAAATCACGTGCATCATCAACCGACTCGAAGACAGTAAGATGAAAGAAATCATTTTTGAAATTGATAACAACGCCTTTGTTGCGGTTTACGACGTTGCCGAAGTTCGAGGCGGTAATTTCAAAAAACGGGACATTCACTGA
- a CDS encoding plasmid pRiA4b ORF-3 family protein, translated as MKSYIIRIELEHSNPLIWRKVIMPAGATFNMLHDIVQQTSNFQSGYPSEGYHLFEFELAEDGIRVTNDEEAYEEHQGFKKNKKMFAERLKNMEPQYRKFEEAYQERLSAVVRKPSGIKIDEFLEKHKELVYSYDFGDGWQFRIKLETIVDDYYFGFPTLLDGAETAPPEDVGGIPGFYDFLQIYRDQKHTEHKEMKDWADSQSFREYDPEWINQRLKSRMYKKTEWDKIHHDNYRIIEDKYRKS; from the coding sequence ATGAAATCGTATATTATCCGAATTGAATTGGAACACTCAAATCCACTTATTTGGCGCAAAGTAATCATGCCAGCAGGTGCCACATTTAATATGCTGCACGACATTGTGCAACAGACTAGCAATTTTCAGAGTGGCTATCCGTCGGAAGGCTATCATCTATTCGAATTTGAGTTAGCGGAAGACGGCATTCGAGTGACAAATGACGAAGAAGCTTACGAAGAACACCAAGGGTTTAAAAAGAACAAAAAGATGTTCGCGGAGCGACTAAAGAATATGGAACCGCAGTATAGAAAGTTTGAAGAGGCTTATCAAGAGCGGTTATCGGCAGTTGTTCGGAAACCTTCGGGCATTAAAATTGATGAATTTTTGGAGAAGCACAAAGAGTTAGTATACAGCTACGATTTTGGTGATGGCTGGCAGTTCCGTATCAAGCTTGAAACTATCGTCGACGATTATTATTTCGGTTTCCCAACGCTACTAGACGGGGCAGAGACAGCACCACCGGAAGATGTAGGAGGCATTCCAGGATTTTATGACTTCTTGCAAATTTACCGAGATCAAAAGCATACGGAGCATAAAGAGATGAAAGACTGGGCAGATAGCCAGTCTTTTAGAGAGTATGATCCTGAATGGATTAATCAGCGATTGAAAAGCCGGATGTACAAAAAGACGGAATGGGATAAAATCCACCATGACAATTACCGGATTATTGAGGATAAGTACAGGAAAAGTTAG
- a CDS encoding putative quinol monooxygenase: MEPIVITAILKPKENMADQLLTELNTVLIASRAEAGCVSYVLHQSIEDDTFVLHETWQDKNALKNHVATRHYQEYRTHTADLVEKREVFKLKAL; the protein is encoded by the coding sequence ATGGAACCTATCGTCATTACCGCGATTCTAAAGCCAAAAGAAAACATGGCAGATCAATTATTAACGGAACTGAACACAGTTCTAATTGCGTCACGCGCAGAAGCGGGGTGCGTAAGCTATGTTCTCCATCAATCGATTGAAGACGACACGTTTGTTCTTCACGAGACCTGGCAAGACAAAAACGCGCTCAAGAATCATGTCGCTACTCGTCATTATCAAGAATACCGGACGCATACGGCGGACTTGGTTGAGAAGCGAGAAGTCTTTAAGTTAAAGGCTCTTTGA
- a CDS encoding type 1 glutamine amidotransferase domain-containing protein, with protein sequence MAKVLAVLSSGHKDTENNYETGWWAEELFAPKEILEKAGHQVDLASPLGGKPTLDQVSISEDYDPEGKYKKMYESGIADNTAALSDVNAKDYDVVFIVGGHGAMYDLTESEELRNIINTVYDNGNIVSAVCHGPAPLVWTMRPNGKSIIDGLDVTGYPEAVEPEGLPEILPFSLEAKMSEVANYSADNKVVWGNDQLVTGRDPFSAEELAEELVKALEKRNNKGN encoded by the coding sequence ATGGCAAAAGTATTAGCAGTCTTATCAAGTGGACATAAGGACACTGAAAATAATTACGAAACTGGCTGGTGGGCAGAAGAGTTGTTCGCACCGAAAGAGATATTGGAAAAAGCAGGACATCAAGTAGACTTGGCTTCACCACTCGGTGGCAAACCGACACTTGATCAAGTCAGCATTAGTGAAGATTATGACCCTGAAGGCAAATACAAGAAAATGTATGAATCGGGAATCGCGGACAATACTGCTGCTCTTTCTGACGTCAATGCTAAAGACTACGATGTCGTATTCATCGTGGGTGGTCACGGAGCAATGTATGACTTGACTGAAAGTGAAGAGCTTCGTAATATCATCAATACCGTGTACGACAATGGCAACATCGTTTCGGCTGTCTGCCACGGACCGGCTCCATTAGTTTGGACAATGCGTCCAAATGGCAAAAGCATCATCGATGGGTTAGACGTAACCGGCTACCCAGAAGCGGTTGAACCTGAAGGCCTTCCAGAAATTCTCCCATTTAGCTTGGAAGCGAAAATGAGCGAAGTTGCCAATTATAGTGCTGACAACAAAGTGGTATGGGGCAATGATCAATTGGTAACTGGCCGCGATCCATTTTCTGCTGAAGAATTGGCAGAGGAATTGGTGAAGGCTTTGGAAAAACGAAACAACAAAGGAAACTAA
- a CDS encoding LacI family DNA-binding transcriptional regulator codes for MATIKDIANLANVSITTVSRVLNYDETLNVSPETRRRVFESAEDLSYVVAPKKKKKSKWRVGIYDSFSMEEELVDTYYLSIRVALEKKLIEKQIEFYRIDEEQNGNKPKNLDGILALGTFKKKDIEKILDFGKPCIFVDSNPDPQYYDSVIIDFNSATRKALDHLIELGHEFIGFIGGVETDMYGNRFKDLRQDVFEKYLKEKNIFNEELVKIGGYDPKDGYTNLREMLAGKVKPTAVFVANDTIAVGCYKAAFELGVKIPEDLSIVGFNDVATAKYMMPPLTTVKLYTEVMGETAVDLLIDRLTTKREVSKKIIIDTKLVIRESSAKPQK; via the coding sequence ATGGCCACAATCAAAGATATAGCCAATCTGGCTAATGTTTCAATTACGACCGTGTCGAGAGTTCTGAATTACGATGAGACACTCAATGTCTCGCCAGAAACTAGAAGAAGAGTATTTGAGTCAGCGGAGGATTTGTCCTATGTAGTGGCGCCGAAAAAAAAGAAAAAAAGTAAATGGCGAGTCGGCATCTATGACTCTTTCTCAATGGAAGAAGAACTGGTCGACACCTATTACCTATCGATTCGCGTAGCTCTTGAAAAAAAGCTGATCGAAAAACAAATCGAATTCTACCGGATCGACGAAGAACAAAATGGCAATAAGCCAAAAAATCTCGATGGCATACTAGCACTGGGTACTTTCAAGAAAAAAGACATTGAAAAAATTCTCGATTTTGGAAAACCGTGCATTTTCGTGGATTCAAATCCGGATCCTCAGTATTATGATTCAGTCATTATTGATTTTAATTCGGCGACGCGAAAAGCACTTGATCACTTGATTGAATTGGGTCATGAATTTATTGGATTTATTGGCGGGGTAGAAACCGACATGTACGGCAACCGATTTAAAGATTTGAGACAAGATGTATTTGAAAAATACTTAAAAGAAAAAAACATATTCAATGAAGAGTTAGTGAAAATTGGGGGCTACGATCCAAAGGACGGGTACACAAACTTAAGAGAAATGCTGGCAGGCAAGGTTAAACCAACGGCTGTATTTGTTGCTAATGATACGATTGCTGTTGGATGCTACAAAGCTGCTTTTGAACTGGGAGTAAAGATACCTGAGGACTTAAGTATTGTGGGATTCAACGATGTAGCTACAGCTAAATATATGATGCCTCCTTTAACTACTGTTAAGCTCTATACAGAAGTAATGGGAGAAACGGCGGTTGATTTGTTAATTGATAGATTGACGACTAAACGGGAAGTCAGTAAGAAAATAATTATCGATACCAAATTAGTCATTCGAGAAAGTTCCGCTAAGCCACAAAAGTGA
- a CDS encoding DMT family transporter, with amino-acid sequence MRKYLGETLLIITAIIWGSGFVANAIALDHWTPYQILAGRFLIGAVMLIAIFYRSIRNLNKKIIIQGVILGIFLYAAFALQTVGLQYTTPSKNAFLTAVNVVIVPFLALVIYRRRIDFFELGGAFLAMLGVGVLSLKINSTINIGDLLTLGCAVFFALQIFYTAKYVKDSDPILLTLVQITVAAVIGVLVVVFKGDPLVVAEKEGILSLVYLGVFSTTIAYLLQTVAQKWLSETTAAIILSTESFWGMVFSVALLAEVMTFKMIVGAALILCAIVVSETKFSFLKKNKLERIS; translated from the coding sequence ATGCGCAAGTACCTGGGAGAAACGCTTCTTATCATTACAGCGATTATATGGGGTAGCGGTTTTGTAGCAAATGCCATTGCGTTGGATCATTGGACACCTTACCAAATCTTGGCGGGTAGATTTCTGATCGGGGCGGTTATGCTAATCGCTATTTTTTATCGCAGTATTCGCAATCTCAACAAAAAAATAATCATCCAAGGCGTCATATTGGGAATCTTCCTTTATGCAGCTTTTGCGCTCCAGACAGTAGGACTACAATATACAACACCATCAAAAAATGCGTTTTTGACGGCTGTTAATGTGGTGATTGTTCCTTTTTTAGCGCTCGTTATCTATAGAAGAAGAATAGACTTTTTCGAATTAGGCGGTGCCTTTTTGGCGATGCTCGGCGTCGGCGTACTTTCGCTGAAAATAAATTCGACTATCAATATCGGGGATTTGTTGACCCTCGGTTGTGCCGTGTTTTTTGCACTTCAAATTTTTTATACAGCCAAGTACGTAAAAGACTCAGATCCGATACTCCTGACGCTTGTACAGATTACTGTGGCTGCAGTGATTGGTGTACTGGTTGTCGTTTTCAAGGGAGATCCGCTTGTTGTAGCTGAAAAAGAAGGGATTCTATCTCTCGTCTACTTAGGTGTTTTTTCAACTACGATTGCCTATCTTCTTCAAACCGTCGCTCAGAAGTGGTTATCTGAAACGACCGCGGCGATTATTCTTTCAACCGAATCTTTTTGGGGGATGGTCTTTTCCGTAGCGCTTCTCGCAGAAGTGATGACGTTCAAAATGATCGTGGGTGCTGCATTGATTTTATGTGCCATTGTCGTTTCAGAAACGAAATTTTCGTTTCTCAAAAAGAATAAATTAGAAAGAATCAGCTGA
- a CDS encoding amylo-alpha-1,6-glucosidase, with protein sequence MFKIALVENGIEQDFEVHASEVSVQFHIKGRSEAAVEMIIPKENELHIEVKNIELKLTADKGKYDSIMELARGMFEYHIYPKELKLMLLNLGGTLNVQAPWNIIGNDYIDICLSKGHFVFESYQTVYKEKKYSSFHEGKDQVTRQYKAWFQSMKPLQADDQYLSSIERAAYITWSSVVHPHGLLREPAMYMSKLWMYNIWSWDNCFNALNLGREHPELAYKQLKIFMDTQDESGAYPDFVNDKFISYNCTKPPIFALVYDQLMQKNDYFKETSRIREVFESTKKVMSYYDNYRTFKERLPHYKHGNDSGWDNASLFHEGMPVEAPDLASFLIRSSDILASFAEILGEKEEAVSFKERADSMFELLMSRLYDADGFYGRVGKEGKIITNRSSLILRLPLLIAYRLDKTIAEELVNDLEQDFETRFGLATENPSSPYYKENGYWLGPIWAPVTYLFIHALEANGYTVAADRLRKKFLDLTLEGGMAENFDPFTGEGLVDTSFTWTSSVFLQLLHEHYGDD encoded by the coding sequence TTGTTCAAAATTGCTTTGGTAGAGAATGGAATTGAGCAGGATTTTGAAGTCCATGCTTCGGAAGTTTCTGTTCAATTCCACATTAAAGGACGTTCCGAAGCCGCTGTAGAAATGATAATTCCAAAAGAAAATGAACTTCATATAGAAGTGAAAAATATTGAACTTAAGCTGACTGCAGATAAAGGTAAGTATGATTCCATTATGGAATTAGCGAGAGGTATGTTTGAATATCATATTTATCCTAAAGAATTAAAACTGATGCTACTTAATCTTGGCGGGACTCTAAATGTTCAAGCGCCTTGGAACATTATTGGAAATGATTATATCGATATTTGTTTGAGTAAAGGACATTTTGTCTTTGAAAGTTACCAAACCGTTTACAAGGAGAAGAAATACTCGTCGTTTCACGAAGGCAAGGACCAGGTCACTAGACAATACAAGGCATGGTTTCAATCAATGAAACCTCTTCAGGCAGATGATCAGTATCTTTCTTCTATTGAAAGAGCGGCTTACATCACCTGGTCGAGCGTCGTTCACCCCCACGGACTATTGCGGGAGCCTGCCATGTATATGTCCAAGTTATGGATGTATAATATTTGGTCATGGGATAATTGTTTTAATGCTTTAAATTTAGGAAGAGAACACCCGGAACTGGCTTATAAGCAATTGAAAATTTTTATGGATACACAGGACGAATCCGGAGCTTATCCAGATTTTGTGAACGATAAATTTATTTCTTATAACTGCACGAAGCCGCCAATATTTGCGTTAGTGTATGATCAGCTGATGCAAAAAAATGATTATTTTAAAGAAACATCGCGAATAAGGGAAGTCTTTGAATCTACTAAAAAAGTAATGTCTTATTACGACAACTACCGGACATTCAAAGAGCGTCTTCCGCATTATAAACATGGCAATGATTCAGGTTGGGACAATGCTTCACTATTTCATGAAGGCATGCCAGTAGAAGCGCCGGACCTCGCCAGTTTTCTCATCCGTTCATCCGATATTTTAGCTTCTTTTGCGGAAATTCTGGGTGAAAAAGAAGAAGCCGTATCCTTTAAAGAAAGAGCCGATTCCATGTTTGAGTTATTGATGAGCCGGCTGTATGACGCAGATGGTTTTTATGGTAGAGTCGGAAAGGAAGGCAAAATCATAACGAATCGTTCCAGCTTGATTCTTAGGCTGCCGTTGCTGATTGCCTACCGGTTGGATAAAACCATTGCAGAAGAACTTGTTAACGACCTTGAGCAAGACTTTGAAACTCGCTTTGGACTTGCAACCGAAAATCCTTCAAGTCCTTATTACAAAGAAAATGGCTACTGGCTTGGTCCAATTTGGGCACCAGTCACTTATTTGTTCATTCACGCATTGGAGGCAAATGGTTACACGGTAGCAGCAGACAGGTTGCGGAAAAAGTTCCTTGACCTGACTTTGGAAGGCGGCATGGCGGAAAACTTTGACCCATTTACTGGGGAAGGGTTGGTCGATACATCGTTCACTTGGACATCAAGTGTGTTTTTACAACTTTTACATGAACACTATGGGGATGATTAA